The Nocardioides campestrisoli genome includes a window with the following:
- a CDS encoding acetyl/propionyl/methylcrotonyl-CoA carboxylase subunit alpha, with protein MSLQKVLIANRGEIAVRVIRAAKDAGIGSVAVYADPDRDALFVRLADEAYSLGGATPADSYLDIDKIIAVAKESGADSVHPGYGFLAENAQFAQAVLDAGLIWIGPSPEAIDALGDKAKAKQIAQKANAPLAPGTKEPVKDADEIVEFAKANGLPVAIKAVFGGGGRGLKVARTLEEIPELFESAVREAVGAFGRGECLVEKFLDRPRHVETQCLADQHGNVVVISTRDCSLQRRHQKLVEEAPAPFLTEDQVTRLYESSKAILREAGYVGAGTCEFLVAADGTISFLEVNTRLQVEHCVSEEVTGIDLVREMFRIAAGEELGYDDPEVRGHSIEFRINAEDAGRNFMPAPGTLTEWAPPSGPGVRLDGGYEKGETIPGSFDSLIAKLIVSGRDRTQAIERSRRALAEFTVDGMPTVIPFHRAVLEDPAYVGASTPSGEGSFEVYTTWIETDFDNQIEPYAGDSAEAEEAGERQKVTVEVGGRRLEVVLPAGLSGLGGGAAAGAAKKPKRAAGKKATAAASGDSVTSPMQGTVVKIAVEEGQEVAEGDVVVVIEAMKMEQPLKAHKAGTVTSLAAEVGATVTSGAVICEIKD; from the coding sequence GTGAGCTTGCAGAAGGTCCTCATCGCCAATCGCGGCGAGATCGCGGTCCGCGTCATCCGCGCAGCGAAGGACGCCGGAATCGGCTCGGTCGCCGTCTACGCCGACCCCGACCGCGACGCCCTGTTCGTCCGGCTCGCCGACGAGGCGTACAGCCTGGGCGGCGCCACCCCGGCCGACTCCTACCTCGACATCGACAAGATCATCGCGGTGGCCAAGGAGTCCGGCGCCGACTCGGTCCACCCCGGCTACGGCTTCCTCGCCGAGAACGCCCAGTTCGCCCAGGCCGTCCTCGACGCCGGGCTGATCTGGATCGGCCCCTCCCCCGAGGCGATCGACGCCCTGGGCGACAAGGCCAAGGCCAAGCAGATCGCACAGAAGGCCAACGCACCGCTGGCCCCCGGCACCAAGGAGCCGGTCAAGGACGCCGACGAGATCGTCGAGTTCGCCAAGGCCAACGGCCTTCCCGTCGCCATCAAGGCGGTCTTCGGCGGCGGCGGCCGCGGCCTCAAGGTCGCCCGCACGCTGGAGGAGATCCCCGAGCTCTTCGAGTCCGCCGTCCGCGAGGCCGTCGGCGCCTTCGGCCGGGGCGAGTGCCTGGTGGAGAAGTTCCTCGACCGGCCGCGCCACGTCGAGACCCAGTGCCTGGCCGACCAGCACGGCAACGTGGTGGTCATCTCCACCCGCGACTGCTCGCTGCAGCGCCGCCACCAGAAGCTGGTCGAGGAGGCGCCCGCGCCGTTCCTCACCGAGGACCAGGTGACCCGTCTCTACGAGTCCTCCAAGGCCATCCTCCGCGAGGCGGGCTACGTCGGCGCCGGCACCTGCGAGTTCCTGGTCGCCGCCGACGGGACCATCTCCTTCCTCGAGGTCAACACCCGCCTCCAGGTCGAGCACTGCGTCTCCGAGGAGGTCACGGGCATCGACCTGGTGCGCGAGATGTTCCGGATCGCCGCCGGCGAGGAGCTCGGCTACGACGACCCCGAGGTCCGCGGCCACTCGATCGAGTTTCGGATCAACGCCGAGGACGCGGGCCGCAACTTCATGCCCGCCCCCGGCACCCTGACCGAGTGGGCGCCGCCCAGCGGCCCGGGCGTCCGCCTCGACGGCGGCTACGAGAAGGGCGAGACCATCCCCGGCTCGTTCGACTCCCTGATCGCCAAGCTGATCGTCAGCGGCCGCGACCGCACCCAGGCGATCGAGCGCTCCCGGCGCGCGCTGGCCGAGTTCACCGTCGACGGCATGCCCACGGTCATCCCGTTCCACCGCGCGGTGCTGGAGGACCCGGCGTACGTCGGCGCCTCCACCCCGAGCGGCGAGGGCTCCTTCGAGGTCTACACCACCTGGATCGAGACCGACTTCGACAACCAGATCGAGCCGTACGCCGGCGACTCCGCCGAGGCGGAGGAGGCCGGTGAGCGGCAGAAGGTGACCGTCGAGGTCGGCGGCCGCCGGCTCGAGGTCGTCCTCCCGGCCGGGCTCTCGGGCCTGGGTGGCGGCGCCGCCGCCGGTGCGGCCAAGAAGCCCAAGCGCGCGGCCGGCAAGAAGGCCACCGCGGCTGCCTCCGGCGACTCGGTGACCAGCCCGATGCAGGGCACCGTGGTGAAGATCGCCGTCGAGGAGGGTCAGGAGGTCGCCGAGGGCGACGTCGTGGTCGTCATCGAGGCGATGAAGATGGAGCAGCCGCTCAAGGCGCACAAGGCCGGCACCGTGACCAGCCTCGCCGCCGAGGTGGGCGCCACCGTCACCAGCGGTGCGGTGATCTGCGAGATCAAGGACTGA
- a CDS encoding acyl-CoA carboxylase subunit epsilon, with product MSEQPTPPSPPATPVLRVVNPDATPEEVAALVAVFSALGGGEAPAPRTRPSWSAPGRLVRTTPPHGPGGWRASGLPR from the coding sequence GTGAGCGAGCAGCCGACGCCCCCGAGCCCCCCGGCCACGCCGGTGCTGCGCGTGGTCAACCCCGACGCGACCCCGGAGGAGGTGGCCGCGCTGGTCGCGGTCTTCTCCGCGCTCGGCGGCGGCGAGGCACCCGCACCCCGGACCCGGCCGTCGTGGTCGGCGCCCGGGCGCCTGGTGCGCACCACGCCGCCGCACGGCCCCGGCGGCTGGCGCGCCAGCGGCCTGCCGCGCTGA
- a CDS encoding acyl-CoA dehydrogenase family protein, whose amino-acid sequence MSFELSREHEEFRRSVRDFAEAEIAPHAAQWDREHHFPTDVVQKMGALGLMGLTAPEEFGGAGMSGEDGGFTSLCLAIEEIGRVDQSMGITLEAAVGLGINPILTFGTEEQKKQWLPDLVAGQKLAGFGLTEPGAGSDAGATRTRAELVEGQWVVNGAKQFITNSGSAITSLVTVTARTGDRGDGRPEISTIMVPAGTPGFTAEKAYDKLGWHASDTHPLAFEDARVPEENLLGERGRGYAQFLATLDDGRVAIAALAVGCLQACLDLTLAYAGERQTFGGPIGRKQGVAFQIADLQVMLDASRMLTYRAAAMKDAMDAGGPVSTAQFKQAAAVAKLYATESAVSATRIATQVFGGYGFMEEYPVARFYRDAKVLEIGEGTSEVQRMLIARGLGLPVE is encoded by the coding sequence ATGAGCTTCGAACTGTCCCGCGAGCACGAAGAGTTCCGTCGCAGCGTCCGAGACTTCGCCGAGGCGGAGATCGCCCCGCACGCCGCGCAGTGGGACCGCGAGCACCACTTCCCGACCGATGTGGTGCAGAAGATGGGTGCCCTGGGCCTGATGGGCCTCACCGCGCCCGAGGAGTTCGGCGGGGCCGGCATGTCCGGCGAGGACGGCGGGTTCACCAGCCTGTGCCTGGCGATCGAGGAGATCGGCCGGGTCGACCAGTCGATGGGGATCACCCTGGAGGCGGCGGTCGGGCTGGGGATCAACCCCATCCTCACCTTCGGCACCGAGGAGCAGAAGAAGCAGTGGCTCCCCGACCTGGTCGCGGGCCAGAAGCTCGCCGGCTTCGGGCTGACCGAGCCGGGCGCGGGCTCCGACGCGGGCGCCACCCGCACCCGCGCCGAGCTGGTCGAGGGCCAGTGGGTGGTCAACGGGGCCAAGCAGTTCATCACCAACTCCGGCTCGGCGATCACCAGCCTGGTCACCGTCACCGCCCGGACCGGCGACCGCGGCGACGGCCGCCCGGAGATCTCCACGATCATGGTGCCGGCGGGCACGCCCGGCTTCACCGCCGAGAAGGCCTACGACAAGCTCGGCTGGCACGCCTCGGACACCCACCCCCTCGCCTTCGAGGACGCCCGGGTCCCGGAGGAGAATCTGCTGGGCGAGCGCGGTCGCGGCTACGCCCAGTTCCTGGCCACCCTCGACGACGGGCGGGTGGCGATCGCCGCCCTGGCCGTGGGCTGCCTCCAGGCCTGCCTCGACCTCACCCTGGCCTACGCCGGCGAGCGGCAGACCTTCGGCGGCCCGATCGGACGCAAGCAGGGCGTGGCCTTCCAGATCGCCGACCTCCAGGTGATGCTCGACGCCTCCCGGATGCTGACCTACCGCGCCGCGGCGATGAAGGACGCGATGGACGCCGGCGGCCCGGTGAGCACCGCGCAGTTCAAGCAGGCTGCTGCCGTGGCGAAGCTCTACGCCACCGAGTCGGCGGTGAGCGCCACCCGGATCGCCACCCAGGTCTTCGGCGGCTACGGCTTCATGGAGGAGTACCCGGTGGCCCGGTTCTACCGCGACGCCAAGGTGCTCGAGATCGGCGAGGGCACCTCGGAGGTGCAGCGGATGCTGATCGCCCGGGGGCTCGGCCTGCCCGTGGAGTGA
- a CDS encoding Bug family tripartite tricarboxylate transporter substrate binding protein, protein MSRSPGLQAARRGDRVAAAALLLVCWPLAACGVTRGEESRDLLMIIPNSPGGGYDQTGRAAVSAMEDNDVTGGSFTVQNVIGAGGASAMTSLVGNAGDEHTLMTVGLGVVGSTYSAGSAYGVQDGTALAQLMSEPEAVLVPADSPFRTMDDLVEAWTEDPGALAIGGGSSPGGPDHLFPMQLADEVGIDPNQVNYVPYDGGGPLTSALLGSKIDVGFSGPAEFEGQVADGELRLLAVSGEARSPQETFADVPTLVESGIDLVFLNWRGVLAPPEISASRREELIGYLETMHATPQWQEQLVVNGWTDDFKTGEEFADFIEEQDARVSGTLEELGLL, encoded by the coding sequence GTGTCACGGAGTCCGGGTCTCCAGGCGGCGCGACGCGGTGACCGCGTCGCCGCCGCCGCACTGCTGCTCGTGTGCTGGCCGCTCGCGGCCTGCGGGGTGACCCGCGGGGAGGAGAGCCGCGACCTGCTGATGATCATCCCGAACAGCCCGGGCGGCGGTTACGACCAGACCGGTCGGGCTGCGGTGTCGGCGATGGAGGACAACGACGTCACTGGCGGCAGCTTCACCGTGCAGAACGTGATCGGCGCCGGCGGGGCCAGCGCGATGACCTCCCTGGTGGGCAACGCCGGCGACGAGCACACGCTGATGACGGTCGGGCTGGGCGTCGTCGGGTCGACGTACTCCGCAGGAAGCGCCTACGGGGTCCAGGACGGGACGGCGCTGGCCCAGCTGATGAGCGAGCCCGAGGCGGTGCTGGTGCCCGCGGACTCGCCCTTCCGGACGATGGACGACCTGGTCGAGGCCTGGACCGAGGACCCCGGTGCCCTGGCGATCGGCGGCGGGTCCTCCCCGGGGGGACCGGACCACCTCTTCCCGATGCAGCTGGCCGACGAGGTGGGGATCGACCCCAACCAGGTCAACTACGTGCCGTACGACGGGGGTGGTCCGCTGACCAGTGCGCTGCTGGGCAGCAAGATCGACGTGGGGTTCTCCGGGCCGGCGGAGTTCGAGGGGCAGGTGGCCGACGGCGAGCTGCGGCTCCTGGCGGTCTCGGGGGAGGCCCGCTCCCCGCAGGAGACGTTCGCCGACGTGCCGACCCTGGTCGAGTCCGGCATCGACCTGGTCTTCCTCAACTGGCGCGGGGTGCTCGCCCCGCCGGAGATCTCCGCAAGCCGCCGCGAGGAGCTGATCGGCTACCTCGAGACCATGCACGCGACTCCGCAGTGGCAGGAGCAGCTGGTCGTCAACGGGTGGACCGACGACTTCAAGACCGGCGAGGAGTTCGCCGACTTCATCGAGGAACAGGACGCCAGGGTCTCCGGGACCCTGGAGGAGCTGGGGCTGCTCTGA
- a CDS encoding tripartite tricarboxylate transporter permease, with amino-acid sequence MDTLQLLLDGLVNAATPQNLLFAAIGVLLGTFVGVLPGIGPAMAVALLLPLTYGLEATQSFILFAGIYYGGMYGGSTTSILLNTPGESASVMTAIEGNKMAKKGRAAQALATAAIGSFVAGTIGTLLVAFFTPPLARIAVQLGAPSYFAIMLLSLVLVTAVLGGSRLRGFIGLAIGLTIGLVGLDLSTGQARLTGGLLQLADGVDIVVVAVGIFAIGEALWIAAHLRRRPVEVIPVGQPYMSRQDWSRSWGPWLRGTALGFPFGALPAGGAETPTFLSYVLERRLARRSGSSEEFGHGAIEGVAGPEAANNASAAGMFVPLLAMGLPVTATAAILLAAMRVYGIVPGPTLMEDQAELVWTLLASLLIGNTLLLLINLPLAPLWARLLRIPRPQLYAGILFFASLGAYAVNQDAFDVALLLVFGAIGFAVRRFAIPILPLILGVIIGPLMEERMRQALDLSDGNVSGLVDEPLAVGIYVLIVLALVVPPVLGRLRRPRAEGGAQPVEERPGPSPHDDEHTPTSG; translated from the coding sequence ATGGACACCCTGCAGCTGCTCCTGGACGGCCTGGTCAACGCCGCGACCCCGCAGAACCTGCTCTTCGCCGCGATCGGCGTGCTGCTCGGCACCTTCGTCGGGGTGCTCCCGGGGATCGGCCCGGCGATGGCCGTGGCCCTGCTGCTGCCGCTGACCTACGGGCTGGAGGCCACCCAGTCGTTCATCCTCTTCGCGGGTATCTACTACGGCGGGATGTACGGCGGGTCCACCACGTCGATCCTGCTCAACACCCCCGGTGAGTCGGCCTCGGTGATGACGGCGATCGAGGGCAACAAGATGGCCAAGAAGGGCCGCGCCGCCCAGGCGCTGGCCACCGCGGCGATCGGCTCGTTCGTCGCCGGCACCATCGGCACGCTGCTGGTCGCCTTCTTCACCCCGCCCCTGGCGCGGATCGCCGTGCAGCTCGGCGCGCCGTCCTACTTCGCGATCATGCTGCTCTCGCTGGTGCTGGTCACCGCGGTGCTGGGCGGGTCGAGGCTGCGCGGCTTCATCGGGCTGGCGATCGGTCTCACCATCGGGCTGGTGGGCCTCGACCTCTCCACCGGTCAGGCGCGGCTCACCGGGGGTCTGCTCCAGCTGGCCGACGGCGTGGACATCGTGGTGGTCGCGGTGGGCATCTTCGCGATCGGCGAGGCGCTGTGGATCGCCGCCCACCTGCGCCGGCGCCCGGTGGAGGTGATCCCCGTCGGCCAGCCCTACATGTCGCGGCAGGACTGGTCCAGGTCCTGGGGGCCGTGGCTGCGCGGCACCGCGCTGGGGTTCCCCTTCGGCGCGCTCCCGGCCGGTGGGGCCGAGACCCCGACGTTCCTCTCCTACGTGCTGGAGCGTCGGCTCGCGCGCAGGTCGGGCAGCTCGGAGGAGTTCGGCCACGGCGCGATCGAGGGGGTCGCCGGGCCGGAGGCGGCCAACAACGCGAGCGCGGCCGGCATGTTCGTGCCGCTCCTTGCGATGGGGCTGCCGGTGACGGCGACGGCGGCGATCCTGCTCGCGGCCATGCGCGTCTACGGCATCGTCCCGGGACCTACCCTGATGGAGGACCAGGCCGAGCTGGTCTGGACCCTGCTGGCCAGCCTGCTGATCGGCAACACGCTGCTGCTGCTGATCAACCTGCCGCTCGCGCCGCTGTGGGCACGGCTGCTGCGGATCCCTCGTCCCCAGCTCTACGCCGGCATCCTCTTCTTCGCCTCCCTCGGGGCCTACGCGGTCAACCAGGACGCCTTCGACGTCGCCCTGCTGCTGGTCTTCGGGGCGATCGGCTTCGCCGTGCGCCGGTTCGCCATCCCGATCCTGCCGCTGATCCTCGGGGTGATCATCGGGCCGTTGATGGAGGAGAGGATGCGGCAGGCCCTGGACCTCTCGGACGGCAACGTCAGCGGCCTCGTCGACGAGCCCCTGGCCGTGGGCATCTACGTCCTGATCGTGCTCGCCCTGGTGGTGCCGCCGGTCCTGGGGAGGCTCCGCCGACCCCGGGCAGAGGGCGGTGCGCAGCCGGTGGAGGAGCGTCCGGGGCCCAGCCCGCACGACGACGAGCACACGCCCACCTCCGGGTGA
- a CDS encoding universal stress protein, translating to MSVVVGYIPNQYGEAALQAGVAEAERRSTSLVVVNSTRGDSLVDERYLGRNGRAALAERLSCAPVAVEIRQSMGADVAGEILMVVREVGAEALVIGLRHRSQVGKMLMGSVATRLLMEAPCPVVVVKP from the coding sequence ATGAGCGTGGTGGTGGGCTACATCCCCAACCAGTACGGGGAGGCGGCGCTGCAGGCCGGGGTGGCCGAGGCGGAACGACGGTCGACGTCGCTGGTGGTGGTCAACTCCACCCGGGGCGACTCCCTGGTCGACGAGCGCTACCTCGGACGCAACGGCCGGGCCGCGCTGGCGGAACGTCTCTCCTGCGCTCCGGTCGCGGTCGAGATCCGGCAGAGCATGGGGGCCGACGTCGCGGGGGAGATCCTCATGGTGGTGCGCGAGGTGGGCGCCGAGGCGCTGGTGATCGGCCTGCGTCACCGCTCCCAGGTGGGCAAGATGCTGATGGGCAGCGTCGCCACCCGCCTGCTGATGGAGGCGCCCTGCCCGGTGGTCGTGGTCAAGCCCTGA
- a CDS encoding GtrA family protein: protein MPRARRRVAADASRFLVVGAVATTVALLIFNGLVHGFNPGSDAPLNDRPQLAFFLANVVGMLVSFRGTRDWAFRNRSSRHTDGGRTAFVVINLVTMAIPMGFLWISRNLLGLDDPVSDNLAANVLGLFAGTSVRFLLLRQYVFPRSFAVTREQVPEQVSEV, encoded by the coding sequence ATGCCACGCGCAAGGAGGAGGGTCGCCGCAGACGCGTCCCGCTTCCTGGTCGTCGGAGCGGTGGCCACCACCGTGGCGCTGCTGATCTTCAACGGCCTGGTCCACGGGTTCAACCCGGGCAGCGACGCGCCGCTCAACGACCGCCCGCAGCTGGCCTTCTTCCTGGCCAACGTGGTCGGGATGCTGGTCAGCTTCCGCGGCACCCGGGACTGGGCCTTCCGCAACCGCAGCAGCCGGCACACCGACGGCGGTCGCACCGCGTTCGTGGTGATCAACCTGGTCACCATGGCGATCCCCATGGGGTTCCTGTGGATCAGCCGCAACCTGCTGGGGCTCGACGACCCGGTCTCGGACAACCTGGCCGCCAACGTGCTCGGGCTCTTCGCCGGGACGTCGGTGCGGTTCCTGCTGCTGCGTCAGTACGTCTTCCCGCGCAGCTTCGCCGTCACCCGCGAGCAGGTCCCGGAGCAGGTCTCAGAGGTCTGA
- a CDS encoding Maf family protein, protein MTVPTPRRRLVLASQSPARLATLRRAGIEPVVVVSGVDEDQLTGLGPADLALRLAELKCRAVVGRPEVPQGALVLGCDSVLELDGEALGKPGTPQEATRRWQQMRGRSAVLHTGHCLADAGSGRTLSRTASTVVHFAQVSDEEIAAYVATGEPLHVAGAFTLDGFGGGFVTGVEGDHHNVIGVSLPVLRELVAEVGGSWTDLWSDL, encoded by the coding sequence GTGACCGTTCCGACGCCGCGACGCCGGCTGGTCCTGGCCTCGCAGTCCCCGGCCCGGCTGGCGACGCTGCGCCGGGCCGGGATCGAGCCGGTCGTCGTCGTCTCGGGGGTCGACGAGGACCAGCTGACCGGGCTCGGCCCGGCCGACCTCGCGCTGCGGCTGGCCGAGCTGAAGTGCCGGGCCGTGGTGGGTCGGCCCGAGGTGCCGCAGGGTGCGCTCGTGCTCGGCTGCGACTCGGTGCTCGAGCTCGACGGGGAGGCGCTGGGCAAGCCGGGCACCCCGCAGGAGGCGACCCGGCGCTGGCAGCAGATGCGCGGGCGGAGCGCCGTGCTGCACACCGGCCACTGCCTGGCCGACGCGGGCTCGGGTCGCACGCTGTCGAGGACCGCGAGCACGGTGGTGCACTTCGCCCAGGTGAGCGACGAGGAGATCGCGGCGTACGTCGCCACCGGCGAGCCGCTGCACGTGGCCGGCGCCTTCACCCTCGACGGCTTCGGCGGGGGCTTCGTGACCGGGGTCGAGGGCGACCACCACAACGTGATCGGCGTGAGCCTGCCGGTGCTGCGCGAGCTCGTCGCCGAGGTGGGCGGGTCCTGGACCGACCTCTGGTCAGACCTCTGA
- a CDS encoding acyl-CoA carboxylase subunit beta — translation MSAEASNTPEIDIHTTAGKLADLERRIDEAVHSGSAKAIEKQHAKGRKTARERIEMLFDEGSFVEIDELARHRSTAFGLEKTRPYGDGVITGYGTIDGRQVCVFSQDFTVFGGSLGEVYGEKIVKIMDLAIKTGSPIIGINEGAGARIQEGVVSLGLYGEIFTRNVHASGVIPQISLIMGNCAGGHVYSPAVTDFTIMVDGTSAMFITGPDVIKTVTGEDVSMEELGGARTHNTKSGNAHYMASDEEDALEYVKALLSYLPQNNLDEGHVYDQPADLEVNDLDRSLDTLIPDSPNQPYDMHDVIRAVVDDEEFLEVQELFAPNIIVGFGRVEGRPVGVVANQPMQFAGTLDIDASEKAARFVRFCDAFNVPVLTFVDVPGFLPGTDQEWDGIIRRGAKLIYAYAEATVPLVTTITRKAYGGAYDVMGSKHLGADMNIAWPTAQIAVMGAQGAANIVHRKTLKAIEDEGGDVEAKRAELIDEYETTLANPYVAAERGYIDAVIPPHETRSEIVRALRLLRSKRETLPAKKHGNIPL, via the coding sequence GTGAGCGCCGAAGCATCCAACACGCCTGAGATCGACATCCACACGACGGCGGGCAAGCTGGCCGACCTCGAACGACGCATCGACGAGGCGGTTCACTCCGGCTCCGCGAAGGCCATCGAGAAGCAGCACGCCAAGGGCCGCAAGACCGCCCGCGAGCGGATCGAGATGCTCTTCGACGAGGGCTCCTTCGTGGAGATCGACGAGCTGGCGCGGCACCGCTCCACCGCCTTCGGCCTGGAGAAGACCCGCCCCTACGGCGACGGCGTCATCACCGGCTACGGCACCATCGACGGCCGCCAGGTCTGCGTCTTCTCCCAGGACTTCACCGTCTTCGGCGGCTCGCTGGGCGAGGTCTACGGCGAGAAGATCGTCAAGATCATGGACCTGGCGATCAAGACCGGCAGCCCGATCATCGGCATCAACGAGGGTGCCGGCGCGCGGATCCAGGAGGGCGTGGTCTCGCTGGGCCTGTACGGCGAGATCTTCACCCGCAACGTGCACGCCTCGGGCGTCATCCCGCAGATCTCCCTGATCATGGGCAACTGCGCGGGCGGCCACGTGTACTCCCCCGCCGTCACGGACTTCACGATCATGGTCGACGGCACCTCCGCCATGTTCATCACCGGCCCCGACGTGATCAAGACCGTCACCGGCGAGGACGTGTCGATGGAGGAGCTGGGCGGCGCCCGGACCCACAACACCAAGTCCGGCAACGCCCACTACATGGCCTCCGACGAGGAGGACGCCCTGGAGTACGTCAAGGCGCTGCTCTCCTACCTCCCCCAGAACAACCTGGACGAGGGCCACGTCTACGACCAGCCGGCCGACCTCGAGGTCAACGACCTGGACCGGTCGCTGGACACCCTGATCCCGGACTCGCCCAACCAGCCCTACGACATGCACGACGTGATCCGGGCGGTCGTCGACGACGAGGAGTTCCTCGAGGTCCAGGAGCTCTTCGCGCCCAACATCATCGTCGGCTTCGGCCGGGTCGAGGGCCGGCCGGTCGGCGTGGTCGCCAACCAGCCGATGCAGTTCGCCGGCACCCTGGACATCGACGCCTCCGAGAAGGCGGCGCGCTTCGTCCGGTTCTGCGACGCCTTCAACGTGCCGGTCCTCACCTTCGTCGACGTCCCGGGCTTCCTGCCGGGCACCGACCAGGAGTGGGACGGCATCATCCGCCGCGGCGCCAAGCTGATCTACGCCTACGCCGAGGCGACGGTCCCGCTGGTCACCACGATCACCCGCAAGGCCTACGGCGGCGCGTACGACGTGATGGGCTCCAAGCACCTCGGCGCCGACATGAACATCGCCTGGCCGACCGCGCAGATCGCGGTGATGGGCGCCCAGGGTGCGGCCAACATCGTGCACCGCAAGACGCTGAAGGCGATCGAGGACGAGGGCGGCGACGTCGAGGCCAAGCGGGCCGAGCTGATCGACGAGTACGAGACCACCCTGGCCAACCCGTACGTCGCGGCCGAGCGTGGCTACATCGACGCGGTCATCCCGCCGCACGAGACCCGCTCCGAGATCGTCCGGGCGCTGCGCCTGCTCCGCTCGAAGCGGGAGACGCTGCCGGCCAAGAAGCACGGGAACATCCCGCTGTGA
- a CDS encoding tripartite tricarboxylate transporter TctB family protein — MASTAPEARQVDRAQYLLAAVLALVGLYTVVDARGLTVGFGDPVGPRVFPYVVGGAMILLAVLLAVATARGDVAQGEEGEDVDLTSPPDWLTLAKLVAILVLNVLLVDVLGWAITGALLFAGCAWALGSRTLLRDVLVGAVLSVGSWYFFYVGLDVPLSPGILDGIL, encoded by the coding sequence ATGGCGAGCACGGCACCCGAGGCCCGGCAGGTCGACCGGGCGCAGTACCTGCTGGCCGCCGTGCTCGCGCTCGTGGGTCTCTACACCGTCGTCGACGCGCGCGGCCTGACCGTGGGGTTCGGCGACCCGGTGGGCCCGCGCGTCTTCCCCTACGTGGTCGGTGGGGCGATGATCCTGCTCGCCGTCCTGCTGGCGGTGGCGACCGCCCGCGGTGACGTGGCTCAGGGCGAGGAGGGGGAGGACGTCGACCTGACCAGCCCGCCCGACTGGCTCACGCTCGCCAAGCTGGTGGCCATCCTGGTGCTCAACGTGCTGCTGGTCGACGTGCTCGGGTGGGCGATCACCGGGGCGCTGCTGTTCGCCGGCTGCGCGTGGGCGCTGGGCTCGCGCACCCTGCTGCGCGACGTGCTGGTGGGGGCCGTGCTGTCGGTGGGCAGCTGGTACTTCTTCTACGTCGGGCTCGACGTGCCGCTGAGTCCCGGCATCCTCGACGGGATCCTGTGA